The Xiphophorus couchianus chromosome 5, X_couchianus-1.0, whole genome shotgun sequence genome includes a region encoding these proteins:
- the adam9a gene encoding disintegrin and metalloproteinase domain-containing protein 9 isoform X3 — translation MKMGGRGGAALMELCGILLLLTGSCHCGDSQQTEHLASYQLTAPRPIGDRLRRDAEGRPPNQVSFIIPVDGNDLLVHLQRNEVLLPPDFTVFTYGPNGSLITSRPPVQNHCQYQGFIQDMEGSAVAMSVCGGLRGVMHLTNDSYGIEPLDSAPEQHLLYRLQDVTSQPRGCGTPHYGHGDATEHAQYDPEEIQHRRRSRVKRAVLHKTHYVELLLVVDNDRFKHMNGNETAVREQMVHLANLIDGIYMQLNVRVVLVGLDIWTKQNLINTEGGAGEVLSRFTQWREKELVSRRRHDSAQLILMKSFGVTAGMAFVSTVCSRSHGGGINAFLNNNVAAFASIVAHELGHNLGMNHDDGRTCSCPAAACIMHSGATGSRNFSSCSADDFEKMILSMGGTCLLNVPRPDEAYSPPYCGNRLVDVGEECDCGSEKECEEDPCCEYRTCKLKPGAQCASGECCSGCQFLPGGTVCRSKKDEECDLPEYCNGSTSFCQSDVFVQNGHPCRNQQAYCYNGRCQHLDGQCQALFGPKATAAPDICFKDVNSKGDRFGNCGYQHYGYKKCESRNAQCGKLQCLNVKGGTVFGILPSIITTPIHGATCFGVDFMLGSDVPDPGMVNEGTKCGDNKVCMNFECRSADVLSYDCDVETKCHGHGVCNSNRNCHCDYGWTSPSCKLSGYGGSVDSGPTWNDKDTSLRDGLLVFFLLVLPLLALGAFVFLRRNELLRRFGLSRRKRSQGYQADEATLTKPTNPGRAPPPRTQPPPAGHGTANFIVRDGVVETSETSERAPPFAARPPPPPLKPKPSAASQPLVPQRPAPAPPV, via the exons GGTCCTGCTGCCTCCAGATTTCACCGTCTTCACCTACGGCCCAAACGGATCCCTGATCACATCCAGACCACCTGTCCAG AACCACTGCCAGTACCAGGGCTTCATTCAGGACATGGAGGGCTCTGCTGTGGCCATGAGCGTCTGTGGCGGCCTCAG AGGAGTGATGCATCTCACCAACGACAGCTACGGCATCGAGCCGCTAGACTCCGCCCCCGAGCAGCACCTGCTCTACCGCCTGCAAGATGTGACATCACAGCCCCGAGGATGTGGAACACCTCACTACGGGCACGGCGACGCGACGGAGCATGCTCAGTACGACCCGGAGGAGATCCAGCACCGCCGGCGCAGCAGG GTAAAGAGAGCTGTTCTCCACAAGACTCACTatgtggagctgctgctggtggttgACAACGACAGg TTTAAACACATGAATGGAAACGAGACGGCGGTCAGAGAGCAGATGGTTCACCTGGCGAACCTCATAGACGGC ATCTACATGCAGCTGAACGTCCGGGTGGTTCTGGTCGGTCTGGACATCTGGACCAAGCAGAACCTGATCAACACAGAGGGCGGAGCCGGCGAGGTGCTGAGCCGCTTCACCCAGTGGAGGGAGAAGGAGCTGGTTTCCCGGCGGCGCCACGACTCGGCCCAGCTCATTCT GATGAAGAGCTTTGGTGTAACAGCAGGAATGGCATTTGTCTCCACCGTCTGCTCCAGAAGTCATGGAGGAGGAATCAACGCG TTCCTGAACAACAACGTCGCGGCCTTCGCCTCCATCGTGGCTCATGAACTCGGACACAACCTAGGGATGAACCACGACGACGGGCGGACCTGCAGCTGTCCCGCCGCCGCTTGCATCATGCACTCCGGAGCCAC aggaTCCAGAAacttcagcagctgcagcgccGACGACTTTGAAAAGATGATCCTGTCGATGGGAGGGACGTGTCTCTTGAATGTCCCGCGGCCCGACGAGGCCTACAGCCCCCCCTACTGTGGAAACAGGCTGGTGGACGTCGGGGAGGAGTGCGACTGTGGATCAGAGAAG GAGTGTGAGGAGGACCCCTGCTGTGAGTATCGGACCTGTAAACTGAAGCCCGGGGCTCAGTGTGCGTCTGGAGAGTGCTGCTCCGGCTGTCAG TTCCTCCCTGGAGGAACGGTGTGCCGCTCCAAGAAGGACGAGGAGTGTGATCTGCCGGAGTACTGCAACGGCTCCACCTCCTTCTGTCAGAGCGACGTCTTCGTCCAG AACGGGCATCCCTGTCGCAACCAGCAGGCCTACTGCTACAACGGGAGGTGCCAGCACCTGGACGGACAGTGCCAGGCCCTGTTCGGACCCA AGGCAACGGCCGCTCCCGACATCTGCTTCAAAGACGTTAACAGCAAAGGAGATCGCTTCGGCAACTGTGGCTACCAGCACTACGGCTACAAGAAGTGTGAGAGCAG AAACGCTCAGTGCGGGAAGCTGCAGTGCCTGAACGTGAAGGGGGGGACGGTGTTCGGCATCCTGCCGTCCATCATCACCACTCCGATACACGGCGCCACCTGCTTCGGGGTCGACTTCATGCTGGGATCCGACGTTCCCGACCCGGGAATGGTGAACGAAGGGACCAAGTGTGGAGACAACAAG GTGTGTATGAACTTTGAGTGTCGCAGCGCGGACGTCCTGAGCTATGACTGTGATGTGGAGACAAAGTGCCACGGACACGGG GTGTGTAACAGCAACAGGAACTGCCACTGCGACTACGGCTGGACTTCACCATCCTGCAAGCTGTCGGGCTATGGCGGCAGCGTGGACAGCGGACCCACATGGAACG ATAAGGACACGTCTCTCAGGGATGGCCTCCTCGTCTTCTTCCTCCTCGTCCTTCCTCTGCTGGCTCTGGGAGCGTTTGTCTTCCTGCGCCGCAACGAGCTGCTGCGGCGCTTCGGACTGAGCCGCAGGAAGAGGTCGCAGGGATACCA GGCAGACGAAGCGACTTTGACCAAACCGACCAATCCTGGCAGAGCTCCGCCTCCCAGAACGCagccgccccctgctggccacgGCACGGCGAACTTCATCGTCAGGGACGGG GTGGTGGAGACCAGTGAGACCAGTGAGAGAGCCCCGCCCTTCGCTGCAAGGCCACCGCCGCCTCCTCT AAAACCGAAACCTTCTGCTGCATCTCAGCCTCTGGTGCCTCAAAGACCCGCCCCCGCTCCacctgtttag
- the LOC114144844 gene encoding uncharacterized protein LOC114144844: MKYLHEICFVSSSPTGRRQPDASARLTSRFGIQESVGTKLVSPNAESSGFCAKKSRESLPGPDPGPGPDPHKDPDPDPDSDSDSSPGPGPGPDPGPDPGPDPDPHKDPDPDSDSGPGPLSAALQTSFLRCCSKRPWFAESLMFVSLEIKLHKSCRRRVPHMETKSLSRPELLMLHTGRILSEPGGAGVQKLNAPPHGAYRVRYIPMTERSCSSTQHRLFN, translated from the exons ATCTGCATGAGATCTGCTTCGTTTCCTCCTCGCCAACCGGGCGGCGCCAACCCGACGCTTCTGCCCGCCTCACGTCTCGGTTTGGCATCCAAGAGTCAGTTGGCACAAAGTTAGTTAGCCCTAACGCAGAGTCCTCAGGGTTCTGTGCAAAGAAGAGCAGGGAGAGTCTGCCAGGTCCAGACCCgggtccaggtccag atccacataaagatccagatccagatccagactCAGACTCAGACTCAAGTCCAGGTCCGGGTCCGGGTCCAGATCCAGGTCCAGATCCGGGTCCAGACCCAGATCCACATAAAGATCCAGATCCAGACTCAGACTCGGGTCCGGGTCCACTCAGTGCAGCGCTGCAGACAAGTTTTCTTCGCTGCTGCAGTAAACGTCCCTGGTTTGCAGAGAGTCTGATGTTCGTTTCCTTAGAGATCAAACTGCATAAGTCGTGCAGACGCCGCGTACCACACATGGAAACAAAAAGTCTGAGCCGCCCTGAGCTCCTCATGTTGCATACTGGGAGAATACTGAGTGAGCCGGGCGGGGCTGGGGTGCAGAAACTAAACGCACCTCCACACGGCGCCTATAGGGTGCGTTACATTCCTATGACTGAGAGGAGCTGCAGTTCAACACAACACCGGCTCTTTAACTAG
- the adam9a gene encoding disintegrin and metalloproteinase domain-containing protein 9 isoform X4: protein MEGSAVAMSVCGGLRGVMHLTNDSYGIEPLDSAPEQHLLYRLQDVTSQPRGCGTPHYGHGDATEHAQYDPEEIQHRRRSRVKRAVLHKTHYVELLLVVDNDRFKHMNGNETAVREQMVHLANLIDGIYMQLNVRVVLVGLDIWTKQNLINTEGGAGEVLSRFTQWREKELVSRRRHDSAQLILMKSFGVTAGMAFVSTVCSRSHGGGINAFLNNNVAAFASIVAHELGHNLGMNHDDGRTCSCPAAACIMHSGATGSRNFSSCSADDFEKMILSMGGTCLLNVPRPDEAYSPPYCGNRLVDVGEECDCGSEKECEEDPCCEYRTCKLKPGAQCASGECCSGCQFLPGGTVCRSKKDEECDLPEYCNGSTSFCQSDVFVQNGHPCRNQQAYCYNGRCQHLDGQCQALFGPKATAAPDICFKDVNSKGDRFGNCGYQHYGYKKCESRNAQCGKLQCLNVKGGTVFGILPSIITTPIHGATCFGVDFMLGSDVPDPGMVNEGTKCGDNKVCMNFECRSADVLSYDCDVETKCHGHGVCNSNRNCHCDYGWTSPSCKLSGYGGSVDSGPTWNDKDTSLRDGLLVFFLLVLPLLALGAFVFLRRNELLRRFGLSRRKRSQGYQADEATLTKPTNPGRAPPPRTQPPPAGHGTANFIVRDGHHAQLLPPPQQVVETSETSERAPPFAARPPPPPLKPKPSAASQPLVPQRPAPAPPV, encoded by the exons ATGGAGGGCTCTGCTGTGGCCATGAGCGTCTGTGGCGGCCTCAG AGGAGTGATGCATCTCACCAACGACAGCTACGGCATCGAGCCGCTAGACTCCGCCCCCGAGCAGCACCTGCTCTACCGCCTGCAAGATGTGACATCACAGCCCCGAGGATGTGGAACACCTCACTACGGGCACGGCGACGCGACGGAGCATGCTCAGTACGACCCGGAGGAGATCCAGCACCGCCGGCGCAGCAGG GTAAAGAGAGCTGTTCTCCACAAGACTCACTatgtggagctgctgctggtggttgACAACGACAGg TTTAAACACATGAATGGAAACGAGACGGCGGTCAGAGAGCAGATGGTTCACCTGGCGAACCTCATAGACGGC ATCTACATGCAGCTGAACGTCCGGGTGGTTCTGGTCGGTCTGGACATCTGGACCAAGCAGAACCTGATCAACACAGAGGGCGGAGCCGGCGAGGTGCTGAGCCGCTTCACCCAGTGGAGGGAGAAGGAGCTGGTTTCCCGGCGGCGCCACGACTCGGCCCAGCTCATTCT GATGAAGAGCTTTGGTGTAACAGCAGGAATGGCATTTGTCTCCACCGTCTGCTCCAGAAGTCATGGAGGAGGAATCAACGCG TTCCTGAACAACAACGTCGCGGCCTTCGCCTCCATCGTGGCTCATGAACTCGGACACAACCTAGGGATGAACCACGACGACGGGCGGACCTGCAGCTGTCCCGCCGCCGCTTGCATCATGCACTCCGGAGCCAC aggaTCCAGAAacttcagcagctgcagcgccGACGACTTTGAAAAGATGATCCTGTCGATGGGAGGGACGTGTCTCTTGAATGTCCCGCGGCCCGACGAGGCCTACAGCCCCCCCTACTGTGGAAACAGGCTGGTGGACGTCGGGGAGGAGTGCGACTGTGGATCAGAGAAG GAGTGTGAGGAGGACCCCTGCTGTGAGTATCGGACCTGTAAACTGAAGCCCGGGGCTCAGTGTGCGTCTGGAGAGTGCTGCTCCGGCTGTCAG TTCCTCCCTGGAGGAACGGTGTGCCGCTCCAAGAAGGACGAGGAGTGTGATCTGCCGGAGTACTGCAACGGCTCCACCTCCTTCTGTCAGAGCGACGTCTTCGTCCAG AACGGGCATCCCTGTCGCAACCAGCAGGCCTACTGCTACAACGGGAGGTGCCAGCACCTGGACGGACAGTGCCAGGCCCTGTTCGGACCCA AGGCAACGGCCGCTCCCGACATCTGCTTCAAAGACGTTAACAGCAAAGGAGATCGCTTCGGCAACTGTGGCTACCAGCACTACGGCTACAAGAAGTGTGAGAGCAG AAACGCTCAGTGCGGGAAGCTGCAGTGCCTGAACGTGAAGGGGGGGACGGTGTTCGGCATCCTGCCGTCCATCATCACCACTCCGATACACGGCGCCACCTGCTTCGGGGTCGACTTCATGCTGGGATCCGACGTTCCCGACCCGGGAATGGTGAACGAAGGGACCAAGTGTGGAGACAACAAG GTGTGTATGAACTTTGAGTGTCGCAGCGCGGACGTCCTGAGCTATGACTGTGATGTGGAGACAAAGTGCCACGGACACGGG GTGTGTAACAGCAACAGGAACTGCCACTGCGACTACGGCTGGACTTCACCATCCTGCAAGCTGTCGGGCTATGGCGGCAGCGTGGACAGCGGACCCACATGGAACG ATAAGGACACGTCTCTCAGGGATGGCCTCCTCGTCTTCTTCCTCCTCGTCCTTCCTCTGCTGGCTCTGGGAGCGTTTGTCTTCCTGCGCCGCAACGAGCTGCTGCGGCGCTTCGGACTGAGCCGCAGGAAGAGGTCGCAGGGATACCA GGCAGACGAAGCGACTTTGACCAAACCGACCAATCCTGGCAGAGCTCCGCCTCCCAGAACGCagccgccccctgctggccacgGCACGGCGAACTTCATCGTCAGGGACGGG CATCACGCTcagctgctgccgccgccgcag cagGTGGTGGAGACCAGTGAGACCAGTGAGAGAGCCCCGCCCTTCGCTGCAAGGCCACCGCCGCCTCCTCT AAAACCGAAACCTTCTGCTGCATCTCAGCCTCTGGTGCCTCAAAGACCCGCCCCCGCTCCacctgtttag
- the adam9a gene encoding disintegrin and metalloproteinase domain-containing protein 9 isoform X2, which translates to MKMGGRGGAALMELCGILLLLTGSCHCGDSQQTEHLASYQLTAPRPIGDRLRRDAEGRPPNQVSFIIPVDGNDLLVHLQRNEVLLPPDFTVFTYGPNGSLITSRPPVQNHCQYQGFIQDMEGSAVAMSVCGGLRGVMHLTNDSYGIEPLDSAPEQHLLYRLQDVTSQPRGCGTPHYGHGDATEHAQYDPEEIQHRRRSRVKRAVLHKTHYVELLLVVDNDRFKHMNGNETAVREQMVHLANLIDGIYMQLNVRVVLVGLDIWTKQNLINTEGGAGEVLSRFTQWREKELVSRRRHDSAQLILMKSFGVTAGMAFVSTVCSRSHGGGINAFLNNNVAAFASIVAHELGHNLGMNHDDGRTCSCPAAACIMHSGATGSRNFSSCSADDFEKMILSMGGTCLLNVPRPDEAYSPPYCGNRLVDVGEECDCGSEKECEEDPCCEYRTCKLKPGAQCASGECCSGCQFLPGGTVCRSKKDEECDLPEYCNGSTSFCQSDVFVQNGHPCRNQQAYCYNGRCQHLDGQCQALFGPKATAAPDICFKDVNSKGDRFGNCGYQHYGYKKCESRNAQCGKLQCLNVKGGTVFGILPSIITTPIHGATCFGVDFMLGSDVPDPGMVNEGTKCGDNKVCMNFECRSADVLSYDCDVETKCHGHGVCNSNRNCHCDYGWTSPSCKLSGYGGSVDSGPTWNDKDTSLRDGLLVFFLLVLPLLALGAFVFLRRNELLRRFGLSRRKRSQGYQADEATLTKPTNPGRAPPPRTQPPPAGHGTANFIVRDGHHAQLLPPPQVVETSETSERAPPFAARPPPPPLKPKPSAASQPLVPQRPAPAPPV; encoded by the exons GGTCCTGCTGCCTCCAGATTTCACCGTCTTCACCTACGGCCCAAACGGATCCCTGATCACATCCAGACCACCTGTCCAG AACCACTGCCAGTACCAGGGCTTCATTCAGGACATGGAGGGCTCTGCTGTGGCCATGAGCGTCTGTGGCGGCCTCAG AGGAGTGATGCATCTCACCAACGACAGCTACGGCATCGAGCCGCTAGACTCCGCCCCCGAGCAGCACCTGCTCTACCGCCTGCAAGATGTGACATCACAGCCCCGAGGATGTGGAACACCTCACTACGGGCACGGCGACGCGACGGAGCATGCTCAGTACGACCCGGAGGAGATCCAGCACCGCCGGCGCAGCAGG GTAAAGAGAGCTGTTCTCCACAAGACTCACTatgtggagctgctgctggtggttgACAACGACAGg TTTAAACACATGAATGGAAACGAGACGGCGGTCAGAGAGCAGATGGTTCACCTGGCGAACCTCATAGACGGC ATCTACATGCAGCTGAACGTCCGGGTGGTTCTGGTCGGTCTGGACATCTGGACCAAGCAGAACCTGATCAACACAGAGGGCGGAGCCGGCGAGGTGCTGAGCCGCTTCACCCAGTGGAGGGAGAAGGAGCTGGTTTCCCGGCGGCGCCACGACTCGGCCCAGCTCATTCT GATGAAGAGCTTTGGTGTAACAGCAGGAATGGCATTTGTCTCCACCGTCTGCTCCAGAAGTCATGGAGGAGGAATCAACGCG TTCCTGAACAACAACGTCGCGGCCTTCGCCTCCATCGTGGCTCATGAACTCGGACACAACCTAGGGATGAACCACGACGACGGGCGGACCTGCAGCTGTCCCGCCGCCGCTTGCATCATGCACTCCGGAGCCAC aggaTCCAGAAacttcagcagctgcagcgccGACGACTTTGAAAAGATGATCCTGTCGATGGGAGGGACGTGTCTCTTGAATGTCCCGCGGCCCGACGAGGCCTACAGCCCCCCCTACTGTGGAAACAGGCTGGTGGACGTCGGGGAGGAGTGCGACTGTGGATCAGAGAAG GAGTGTGAGGAGGACCCCTGCTGTGAGTATCGGACCTGTAAACTGAAGCCCGGGGCTCAGTGTGCGTCTGGAGAGTGCTGCTCCGGCTGTCAG TTCCTCCCTGGAGGAACGGTGTGCCGCTCCAAGAAGGACGAGGAGTGTGATCTGCCGGAGTACTGCAACGGCTCCACCTCCTTCTGTCAGAGCGACGTCTTCGTCCAG AACGGGCATCCCTGTCGCAACCAGCAGGCCTACTGCTACAACGGGAGGTGCCAGCACCTGGACGGACAGTGCCAGGCCCTGTTCGGACCCA AGGCAACGGCCGCTCCCGACATCTGCTTCAAAGACGTTAACAGCAAAGGAGATCGCTTCGGCAACTGTGGCTACCAGCACTACGGCTACAAGAAGTGTGAGAGCAG AAACGCTCAGTGCGGGAAGCTGCAGTGCCTGAACGTGAAGGGGGGGACGGTGTTCGGCATCCTGCCGTCCATCATCACCACTCCGATACACGGCGCCACCTGCTTCGGGGTCGACTTCATGCTGGGATCCGACGTTCCCGACCCGGGAATGGTGAACGAAGGGACCAAGTGTGGAGACAACAAG GTGTGTATGAACTTTGAGTGTCGCAGCGCGGACGTCCTGAGCTATGACTGTGATGTGGAGACAAAGTGCCACGGACACGGG GTGTGTAACAGCAACAGGAACTGCCACTGCGACTACGGCTGGACTTCACCATCCTGCAAGCTGTCGGGCTATGGCGGCAGCGTGGACAGCGGACCCACATGGAACG ATAAGGACACGTCTCTCAGGGATGGCCTCCTCGTCTTCTTCCTCCTCGTCCTTCCTCTGCTGGCTCTGGGAGCGTTTGTCTTCCTGCGCCGCAACGAGCTGCTGCGGCGCTTCGGACTGAGCCGCAGGAAGAGGTCGCAGGGATACCA GGCAGACGAAGCGACTTTGACCAAACCGACCAATCCTGGCAGAGCTCCGCCTCCCAGAACGCagccgccccctgctggccacgGCACGGCGAACTTCATCGTCAGGGACGGG CATCACGCTcagctgctgccgccgccgcag GTGGTGGAGACCAGTGAGACCAGTGAGAGAGCCCCGCCCTTCGCTGCAAGGCCACCGCCGCCTCCTCT AAAACCGAAACCTTCTGCTGCATCTCAGCCTCTGGTGCCTCAAAGACCCGCCCCCGCTCCacctgtttag
- the adam9a gene encoding disintegrin and metalloproteinase domain-containing protein 9 isoform X1, with protein sequence MKMGGRGGAALMELCGILLLLTGSCHCGDSQQTEHLASYQLTAPRPIGDRLRRDAEGRPPNQVSFIIPVDGNDLLVHLQRNEVLLPPDFTVFTYGPNGSLITSRPPVQNHCQYQGFIQDMEGSAVAMSVCGGLRGVMHLTNDSYGIEPLDSAPEQHLLYRLQDVTSQPRGCGTPHYGHGDATEHAQYDPEEIQHRRRSRVKRAVLHKTHYVELLLVVDNDRFKHMNGNETAVREQMVHLANLIDGIYMQLNVRVVLVGLDIWTKQNLINTEGGAGEVLSRFTQWREKELVSRRRHDSAQLILMKSFGVTAGMAFVSTVCSRSHGGGINAFLNNNVAAFASIVAHELGHNLGMNHDDGRTCSCPAAACIMHSGATGSRNFSSCSADDFEKMILSMGGTCLLNVPRPDEAYSPPYCGNRLVDVGEECDCGSEKECEEDPCCEYRTCKLKPGAQCASGECCSGCQFLPGGTVCRSKKDEECDLPEYCNGSTSFCQSDVFVQNGHPCRNQQAYCYNGRCQHLDGQCQALFGPKATAAPDICFKDVNSKGDRFGNCGYQHYGYKKCESRNAQCGKLQCLNVKGGTVFGILPSIITTPIHGATCFGVDFMLGSDVPDPGMVNEGTKCGDNKVCMNFECRSADVLSYDCDVETKCHGHGVCNSNRNCHCDYGWTSPSCKLSGYGGSVDSGPTWNDKDTSLRDGLLVFFLLVLPLLALGAFVFLRRNELLRRFGLSRRKRSQGYQADEATLTKPTNPGRAPPPRTQPPPAGHGTANFIVRDGHHAQLLPPPQQVVETSETSERAPPFAARPPPPPLKPKPSAASQPLVPQRPAPAPPV encoded by the exons GGTCCTGCTGCCTCCAGATTTCACCGTCTTCACCTACGGCCCAAACGGATCCCTGATCACATCCAGACCACCTGTCCAG AACCACTGCCAGTACCAGGGCTTCATTCAGGACATGGAGGGCTCTGCTGTGGCCATGAGCGTCTGTGGCGGCCTCAG AGGAGTGATGCATCTCACCAACGACAGCTACGGCATCGAGCCGCTAGACTCCGCCCCCGAGCAGCACCTGCTCTACCGCCTGCAAGATGTGACATCACAGCCCCGAGGATGTGGAACACCTCACTACGGGCACGGCGACGCGACGGAGCATGCTCAGTACGACCCGGAGGAGATCCAGCACCGCCGGCGCAGCAGG GTAAAGAGAGCTGTTCTCCACAAGACTCACTatgtggagctgctgctggtggttgACAACGACAGg TTTAAACACATGAATGGAAACGAGACGGCGGTCAGAGAGCAGATGGTTCACCTGGCGAACCTCATAGACGGC ATCTACATGCAGCTGAACGTCCGGGTGGTTCTGGTCGGTCTGGACATCTGGACCAAGCAGAACCTGATCAACACAGAGGGCGGAGCCGGCGAGGTGCTGAGCCGCTTCACCCAGTGGAGGGAGAAGGAGCTGGTTTCCCGGCGGCGCCACGACTCGGCCCAGCTCATTCT GATGAAGAGCTTTGGTGTAACAGCAGGAATGGCATTTGTCTCCACCGTCTGCTCCAGAAGTCATGGAGGAGGAATCAACGCG TTCCTGAACAACAACGTCGCGGCCTTCGCCTCCATCGTGGCTCATGAACTCGGACACAACCTAGGGATGAACCACGACGACGGGCGGACCTGCAGCTGTCCCGCCGCCGCTTGCATCATGCACTCCGGAGCCAC aggaTCCAGAAacttcagcagctgcagcgccGACGACTTTGAAAAGATGATCCTGTCGATGGGAGGGACGTGTCTCTTGAATGTCCCGCGGCCCGACGAGGCCTACAGCCCCCCCTACTGTGGAAACAGGCTGGTGGACGTCGGGGAGGAGTGCGACTGTGGATCAGAGAAG GAGTGTGAGGAGGACCCCTGCTGTGAGTATCGGACCTGTAAACTGAAGCCCGGGGCTCAGTGTGCGTCTGGAGAGTGCTGCTCCGGCTGTCAG TTCCTCCCTGGAGGAACGGTGTGCCGCTCCAAGAAGGACGAGGAGTGTGATCTGCCGGAGTACTGCAACGGCTCCACCTCCTTCTGTCAGAGCGACGTCTTCGTCCAG AACGGGCATCCCTGTCGCAACCAGCAGGCCTACTGCTACAACGGGAGGTGCCAGCACCTGGACGGACAGTGCCAGGCCCTGTTCGGACCCA AGGCAACGGCCGCTCCCGACATCTGCTTCAAAGACGTTAACAGCAAAGGAGATCGCTTCGGCAACTGTGGCTACCAGCACTACGGCTACAAGAAGTGTGAGAGCAG AAACGCTCAGTGCGGGAAGCTGCAGTGCCTGAACGTGAAGGGGGGGACGGTGTTCGGCATCCTGCCGTCCATCATCACCACTCCGATACACGGCGCCACCTGCTTCGGGGTCGACTTCATGCTGGGATCCGACGTTCCCGACCCGGGAATGGTGAACGAAGGGACCAAGTGTGGAGACAACAAG GTGTGTATGAACTTTGAGTGTCGCAGCGCGGACGTCCTGAGCTATGACTGTGATGTGGAGACAAAGTGCCACGGACACGGG GTGTGTAACAGCAACAGGAACTGCCACTGCGACTACGGCTGGACTTCACCATCCTGCAAGCTGTCGGGCTATGGCGGCAGCGTGGACAGCGGACCCACATGGAACG ATAAGGACACGTCTCTCAGGGATGGCCTCCTCGTCTTCTTCCTCCTCGTCCTTCCTCTGCTGGCTCTGGGAGCGTTTGTCTTCCTGCGCCGCAACGAGCTGCTGCGGCGCTTCGGACTGAGCCGCAGGAAGAGGTCGCAGGGATACCA GGCAGACGAAGCGACTTTGACCAAACCGACCAATCCTGGCAGAGCTCCGCCTCCCAGAACGCagccgccccctgctggccacgGCACGGCGAACTTCATCGTCAGGGACGGG CATCACGCTcagctgctgccgccgccgcag cagGTGGTGGAGACCAGTGAGACCAGTGAGAGAGCCCCGCCCTTCGCTGCAAGGCCACCGCCGCCTCCTCT AAAACCGAAACCTTCTGCTGCATCTCAGCCTCTGGTGCCTCAAAGACCCGCCCCCGCTCCacctgtttag